The Spirochaeta lutea genomic interval GGAGAACAGGCCGGTTTTATATCTACCGTTGCCATGGGGATAAACCAGCAGCTCCAGGAAAATCCCCTGCGTCAATCAACCCCTGAATCACCGGAGATTTTTTCGCTTCTTAATGACATGGTTTCCCAGGGATGCGCCCATGCTGTCATTGAAAGCACCAGTCACGGACTATCAGAGAAAACCAGGCGCCTGCACGGAATCCGTTTTACCACAGGGGTGTTCACAAACATTTCCCATGAACACCTGGAGTTTCACGGAAGCTTCGAGCAGTACCGGTACGATAAAGCCAATCTGTTCCGGTCTCTGGGAACCCGTTCCCGTCCCCCGGAACCTCCGCAACCCGCCGACCGCCCTGGCAGCGGAATCATCAACGCCCAGAGCCACCATGCCCGATACATGGCCGAGGCCGCAGGTCTTTCTGATCCGGAAACGCGTATTCTCTTTTACGGAATCCACGACCGCATCCCGGAAGAAAACCAGGATCTTCCCCTTTCCTTGCAGGCTCGGGTTACCCAGGCCCTGCCCCAGGGGTCCTGGGTAACCATGGCTTACCCGGAGGCTGGAATCCAACAAGACCGCCGGCTCTGGATTCCCCTGCCGGGTGAGTTTATGGTGGAGAATACCATGGCGGCGGTATTAGCCGTCCATTCCCACCTGGCGATCCCCATCGGTAGAATCCTGGAGGAGGTTCAACACCTTGAAGGGGTGAAGGGCCGGATGCGCCGAGTTGATGAGGGCCAGGATTTTTCGGTTATCATAGATTACGCCCACACACCAGGCAGTTTTGAGACCGTGTTTCCCCTGTTTCGGAAGAGTACCGAAAAGCGTCTTCTCGCATTATTCGGAAGCGGGGGTGAGCGAGATACCGAAAAACGGCCCATCCAGGGAGCTATCGCCGGTACATACGCCGAGGAG includes:
- a CDS encoding UDP-N-acetylmuramoyl-L-alanyl-D-glutamate--2,6-diaminopimelate ligase, translated to MNTPRVSALFQNCNSAVFSSRANPHVTGISYDSRTVEPGFLFFAIPGVHTDGHRFIPQAINAGAAAIFHNRPQAELLDQLSSQINRARLSSVLFIQVEDVRRTMAEVSAEFYRRPQDTLSLIGVTGTDGKSTTVSLIYQLLSLLGEQAGFISTVAMGINQQLQENPLRQSTPESPEIFSLLNDMVSQGCAHAVIESTSHGLSEKTRRLHGIRFTTGVFTNISHEHLEFHGSFEQYRYDKANLFRSLGTRSRPPEPPQPADRPGSGIINAQSHHARYMAEAAGLSDPETRILFYGIHDRIPEENQDLPLSLQARVTQALPQGSWVTMAYPEAGIQQDRRLWIPLPGEFMVENTMAAVLAVHSHLAIPIGRILEEVQHLEGVKGRMRRVDEGQDFSVIIDYAHTPGSFETVFPLFRKSTEKRLLALFGSGGERDTEKRPIQGAIAGTYAEELFLTDEDPRLEDPMAIIDEIAQGARDLQTRDPRARVQHIHRIIGREAAIEQAFRSAQPGDLVVLLGKGHESSIITADGKIPWDEEAVARRILRKLMGEGT